Proteins encoded within one genomic window of Thioploca ingrica:
- a CDS encoding asparagine synthase, which translates to MCGICGELRFDGNLPVFNTLSTMMNKLARRGPDDFGHFIQGAIGLGHRRLAIIDLSNRAHQPMVDEELGLVLVFNGTIYNYRELRRNLLAEGYSFHSESDTEIILKAYARWGEDCVTHLQGMFAFGLWDSHQQQLLLARDRLGIKPLYFSQTAHFLRFASTLPALLAAGEVNTQIDPIALHHHLTLHAVVPAPRTLLQGVRKVAPGTTLTCSQQNQAGRSKRYWQLRATRPEQPKNEAEWLEMTHSSLQAAVNSHRLAADVPVGVLLSGGLDSSLLVGLLAEQGNIENLFTFSIGFEDTPEERGSEFEYSDQVVARYRTHHHRYRIPNHQVLERLPEAIAAMSEPMVGQDAVAFYLLSEYVSKTVKVVQSGQGADEVFAGYFWYPLMQSALGSDLERFRPYYFDRTHTEFLQTVHPDYHGEDYTSQIVAELLAEEGAETFLDKVLRMDVTTLIVDDPVKRVDNMTMAWGLEARVPFLDHHLVEIAATIPPELKLRQQGKYPLKAMARRLLPAAVIDRPKGYFPVPALKYVRGPFLEWMRAVLNSTACQQRQLFQRDYINLLLAAPEQYMTPLQGSQLWHLALLEKWLQIQVDT; encoded by the coding sequence ATGTGCGGTATCTGTGGCGAACTTCGATTTGACGGTAACCTCCCCGTTTTCAATACCCTGTCTACCATGATGAATAAACTGGCACGACGGGGACCAGATGATTTTGGACATTTTATTCAAGGAGCTATTGGCTTAGGACATCGACGCTTAGCCATCATTGACTTATCTAATCGTGCTCATCAACCGATGGTAGATGAGGAATTAGGACTGGTTTTAGTTTTCAATGGCACCATTTACAACTATCGAGAATTACGGCGAAATTTATTAGCTGAAGGTTACTCTTTTCACTCAGAAAGTGACACTGAAATTATCCTGAAAGCTTACGCTCGATGGGGTGAAGATTGTGTGACTCATCTCCAAGGCATGTTTGCTTTTGGCTTATGGGATTCTCATCAACAACAACTGTTACTCGCCCGCGATCGGCTGGGTATTAAACCATTATATTTCAGCCAAACGGCTCACTTTCTCCGTTTTGCTTCTACCTTACCGGCGTTATTAGCGGCTGGGGAAGTTAATACTCAAATTGATCCGATTGCGTTACATCATCATTTAACCCTCCATGCCGTGGTACCGGCGCCACGCACGCTATTACAAGGTGTCCGCAAAGTTGCGCCAGGAACGACTTTAACCTGTAGTCAGCAAAATCAAGCGGGGCGGTCAAAACGTTATTGGCAATTGCGTGCCACTCGTCCAGAACAACCGAAAAATGAAGCTGAATGGCTAGAGATGACGCATTCTAGCTTGCAAGCCGCTGTTAACAGTCATCGGCTAGCGGCAGATGTCCCCGTGGGAGTGTTACTATCGGGGGGATTGGATTCTAGTTTGTTAGTTGGATTATTAGCAGAGCAAGGCAATATAGAAAACCTCTTCACCTTTTCAATCGGTTTTGAAGATACCCCAGAAGAACGAGGCAGTGAGTTTGAATATTCTGATCAAGTGGTCGCCCGGTATCGTACTCATCACCATCGTTATAGGATACCCAATCATCAAGTTTTAGAACGCTTACCCGAAGCGATTGCGGCGATGTCTGAACCGATGGTTGGGCAAGATGCGGTCGCATTTTATCTGCTGTCAGAATACGTTTCCAAAACGGTAAAAGTAGTTCAAAGCGGACAAGGTGCCGATGAAGTCTTTGCTGGCTATTTTTGGTATCCATTGATGCAGTCGGCGCTAGGTTCGGATTTAGAACGTTTCCGACCGTATTATTTTGATCGCACTCATACTGAATTTCTACAAACCGTCCATCCAGATTATCATGGCGAAGATTATACCTCACAAATAGTTGCTGAGTTGCTAGCAGAAGAGGGCGCTGAAACTTTTTTAGATAAAGTCTTGCGGATGGATGTCACTACTTTGATTGTCGATGATCCGGTTAAACGAGTGGATAATATGACGATGGCATGGGGTTTAGAAGCACGCGTTCCCTTTTTAGATCATCATTTAGTTGAAATAGCGGCGACTATCCCACCTGAATTAAAATTGCGCCAACAGGGTAAATATCCCTTAAAAGCAATGGCTCGTCGTCTGTTACCGGCGGCGGTAATCGATCGTCCCAAGGGTTATTTTCCAGTACCGGCTTTAAAATATGTGCGTGGTCCCTTTTTAGAATGGATGCGAGCAGTATTAAATTCAACCGCTTGCCAGCAACGCCAACTATTTCAACGCGATTATATTAATTTATTGTTAGCGGCACCAGAGCAGTATATGACGCCATTGCAAGGCAGTCAGTTATGGCATTTAGCTTTATTAGAAAAATGGTTACAAATTCAGGTTGATACCTAA
- a CDS encoding 4-hydroxybenzoate polyprenyl transferase, whose protein sequence is MMLERFYQYALLMRLHRPIGIYLLLWPTLWALWIASNGYPDITVAMVFILGVILMRSAGCVINDYADRHIDPHVGRTRERPLAAGQVSEREALTLFIILCLLALALVLLMNWLTIALSVVAALLAATYPFTKRYTYWPQVYLGFAFGWSIPMAFAAQTGTVPPLAWLLFIINVLWTIAYDTLYAMVDREDDLMIGVKSTAILFGQADKVMVAALHITVLGLLLWVGQQLYFGKLYHLGLLIAASLAIYQQWLIRDRQPTHCFQAFLNNHWLGAAIFMGIATDYYWG, encoded by the coding sequence ATGATGCTAGAACGATTTTACCAATACGCCTTATTAATGCGGTTACACCGTCCGATTGGAATCTACCTATTATTATGGCCTACTTTATGGGCATTATGGATAGCGAGCAACGGTTATCCGGACATTACCGTTGCAATGGTATTCATTTTAGGGGTTATATTAATGCGTTCAGCGGGTTGCGTGATTAATGATTATGCTGATCGCCACATTGATCCCCATGTTGGTCGTACTCGAGAACGCCCATTAGCAGCGGGACAAGTGAGTGAACGTGAAGCCTTAACTCTATTTATTATCTTATGCTTACTGGCATTAGCTTTAGTTTTATTAATGAATTGGTTGACGATTGCGTTATCCGTCGTAGCCGCGTTGCTCGCCGCCACTTATCCTTTTACTAAACGGTATACTTATTGGCCTCAAGTTTATTTAGGATTTGCCTTTGGTTGGTCAATTCCAATGGCTTTCGCCGCTCAAACCGGAACGGTACCCCCTTTAGCTTGGTTATTGTTTATAATCAATGTACTATGGACAATTGCTTATGATACTTTATATGCGATGGTTGATCGAGAAGATGATTTAATGATTGGGGTCAAATCAACCGCTATTTTATTCGGTCAAGCGGATAAAGTGATGGTAGCGGCTTTGCATATCACCGTCTTAGGGTTATTATTATGGGTAGGACAACAACTTTATTTCGGTAAGCTTTATCATTTGGGACTATTAATCGCCGCTAGTTTAGCTATCTACCAACAATGGCTTATCAGAGATCGCCAACCGACTCACTGTTTTCAAGCTTTCTTAAATAATCATTGGTTGGGTGCTGCTATTTTTATGGGTATTGCTACCGATTATTATTGGGGATAA
- a CDS encoding trypsin domain-containing lipoprotein yields the protein MRLLFSISFLLILSVQTTTAATPRIINGTRAKTGQWPWMVAILESDSSSPSEGQFCAGSLIHPAWVLTSAHCTEGETVHSIKVLLGRDTLSDKQPGEIDEQPGEIIEIKQIITHPDYDHDPENPSADIALLELAKPSTQPILRIAERYSDLTQPGKLATIIGWGATKASRYNPKYADSLQQATIPIVSNEVCNSPWSYNGDIQETMLCAGFKAGGIDACTGDSGGPLVIKTDLGWQQIGTVSWGEGCALPNYYGVYSRVPLFQEYITQTICKTEDLLLPPTLQIEVTEQQVTASWTTVNHAEGYQFYYAPYSAPVTEVTFNNIHSFDIGKQTSFSAILKSGTHFYIAIQAYRGNCYSARSNVGTILIP from the coding sequence ATGCGTCTACTTTTCTCAATATCTTTTTTACTTATTTTAAGTGTACAAACAACTACCGCAGCCACGCCACGCATTATCAATGGCACCAGAGCAAAAACCGGGCAATGGCCATGGATGGTTGCTATTCTCGAGAGTGATAGCTCGTCTCCGTCGGAAGGGCAATTTTGTGCGGGTAGCTTAATTCATCCTGCTTGGGTACTGACTTCAGCGCATTGTACTGAGGGGGAAACGGTTCATAGCATCAAAGTACTATTAGGTAGAGATACACTGAGTGATAAACAACCGGGTGAAATTGATGAACAACCGGGTGAAATTATTGAAATTAAACAAATTATAACACATCCTGATTATGACCATGATCCAGAAAATCCCTCTGCGGATATCGCCTTATTAGAATTAGCCAAGCCTTCTACTCAACCTATCTTACGAATAGCGGAGCGTTATAGCGATTTAACTCAACCTGGCAAATTAGCCACCATCATCGGTTGGGGAGCCACCAAAGCTAGCCGCTATAATCCAAAATATGCAGACAGTTTACAACAAGCAACCATACCGATTGTTTCCAATGAAGTCTGTAATTCACCTTGGTCATACAATGGTGATATTCAAGAAACGATGCTTTGTGCTGGATTTAAAGCCGGTGGTATAGATGCTTGTACTGGAGACAGTGGTGGTCCGTTAGTAATAAAAACAGACTTGGGTTGGCAACAAATCGGCACGGTCAGTTGGGGAGAAGGCTGTGCTTTACCTAACTATTATGGTGTTTATAGCCGGGTACCCTTATTTCAAGAATATATTACTCAAACGATATGCAAAACCGAAGACCTATTACTGCCACCGACCTTACAAATTGAAGTAACCGAACAGCAAGTAACCGCCTCCTGGACAACCGTCAACCATGCTGAAGGTTATCAATTTTACTATGCGCCTTATTCTGCTCCAGTCACTGAGGTCACTTTCAATAACATCCATAGCTTTGATATCGGTAAACAGACTTCTTTCAGTGCCATTTTAAAAAGTGGAACTCATTTTTACATTGCTATCCAAGCGTATCGAGGTAATTGTTATAGTGCTCGTTCTAATGTGGGTACGATTCTTATTCCTTAA
- a CDS encoding 3-oxoacyl-(acyl-carrier-protein) synthase II: MMKRRVVITGLGALSPVGLTALESWQAILAGKSGIAHITEFDVSSFSSQIGGQVKGFDVTQYMSTKEAKKMDPFIHYGMAAGIQAIEDAGLEITDANAERIGIAIGSGIGGLPGIQKGHLTYLQGGARRISPFFVPGNITNMIAGNLSIKYGIKGPNYAIVTACATGTHNIGDAARLIQYGEVDVMIAGGAEMATSPMGIGGFAAARALSTRNDSPQLASRPWDKDRDGFVLSDGAGVVVLEEYELAKRRGARIYAELIGYGMSGDAYHMTSPPTDGSGARRCMLNALRDAHLNSEQVNYINAHGTSTPAGDKIETLVIKQIFGEHIKRLAVSSTKSMTGHLLGAAGGLEAIFSILSIRDQVAPPTINLFNLDPECEGLDYVPHQAKSMKIDIALSNSFGFGGTNGTLIFKRLE, encoded by the coding sequence GTGATGAAAAGACGAGTTGTCATTACCGGCCTGGGTGCGCTTTCTCCAGTCGGTTTAACGGCTTTGGAAAGTTGGCAAGCTATATTGGCAGGTAAAAGCGGGATTGCCCACATTACTGAATTTGATGTCAGCAGTTTTTCTAGCCAAATTGGTGGACAAGTGAAAGGATTTGATGTAACTCAATATATGTCCACCAAGGAAGCTAAAAAAATGGATCCGTTTATCCACTATGGTATGGCTGCGGGTATTCAAGCGATTGAAGATGCTGGCTTGGAAATTACCGATGCGAATGCAGAAAGGATAGGAATCGCTATTGGCTCTGGAATTGGGGGTCTCCCGGGTATTCAAAAAGGTCATTTAACTTATCTCCAAGGTGGCGCACGCAGAATTTCGCCGTTTTTTGTTCCGGGTAACATTACTAATATGATTGCCGGTAATTTATCGATTAAATACGGGATCAAAGGCCCTAATTACGCGATTGTTACCGCCTGTGCAACGGGGACGCATAATATTGGTGATGCAGCGCGGTTAATTCAATATGGAGAAGTCGATGTCATGATCGCGGGTGGTGCCGAAATGGCCACTTCGCCGATGGGAATTGGTGGATTTGCTGCCGCTCGTGCTTTGTCGACTCGCAATGATTCACCGCAATTGGCGAGTCGCCCATGGGATAAAGATCGAGATGGCTTTGTTCTGAGTGATGGTGCTGGCGTGGTGGTGTTAGAAGAATATGAGCTAGCCAAGCGACGAGGTGCCCGTATTTATGCTGAGTTAATTGGCTATGGGATGAGTGGCGATGCTTATCATATGACTTCACCACCGACCGATGGCAGTGGCGCACGGCGTTGCATGTTAAATGCTTTGCGAGATGCTCACCTCAATTCAGAACAAGTGAATTATATCAATGCTCACGGTACTTCTACCCCAGCCGGTGACAAAATTGAAACCCTAGTGATTAAACAAATTTTTGGTGAACATATTAAACGTTTAGCGGTGAGTTCTACCAAATCCATGACGGGTCACTTATTAGGAGCGGCTGGTGGATTAGAAGCGATATTTAGTATATTAAGTATTCGGGACCAAGTTGCACCACCCACCATTAATTTATTTAACCTGGACCCCGAATGTGAAGGTTTAGATTATGTTCCTCATCAAGCAAAGTCAATGAAGATTGACATCGCGTTGTCTAATTCATTTGGCTTTGGAGGAACCAATGGCACCTTAATTTTCAAGCGTTTAGAATAA
- a CDS encoding acyl carrier protein yields the protein MSSSSVEERVKKIVVEQLGVKEEEVSNESSFVDDLGADSLDTVELVMALEEEFQCEIPDEEAEKITTVQQAIDYITNYLQ from the coding sequence ATGAGTAGTAGTAGCGTCGAGGAACGTGTCAAGAAAATTGTAGTTGAACAACTTGGCGTCAAGGAGGAAGAAGTGAGTAATGAGTCCTCTTTTGTCGATGATTTAGGTGCTGATTCTCTTGATACAGTAGAATTAGTGATGGCACTGGAAGAAGAATTTCAATGTGAAATTCCAGATGAAGAGGCAGAGAAAATTACTACTGTACAGCAAGCTATCGACTATATTACGAATTATTTACAATAA